Part of the Arthrobacter gengyunqii genome is shown below.
CTTTTGATCCTGGACGCGGTCACCGAGTTCCTGGACACCCACAACCTCGGGTCCGGCCCGGTGTCATGGGCGCAGATCGGTGACGGGCAGTCCAACATCACCTACCGACTGGAGCGCGGCGGCGAGGTGTTTGTGCTCCGCCGCGGCCCGCGCCCGCCCCTGCCCCGGTCAACGCATGACATGGTCCGCGAAGCACGCATCCAGCAGCTTCTGCAGGACCGCGGCATTCCGGTCCCCGCTGTCCTCGCCGTGTGTGAGGACGAGTCGGTTCTGGGCGTGCCGTTCTACGTGATGACCTTCTTGGACGGGATGGTCATCACCAACGTCATCCCGGCTGCCCTGAGCTCAGCAGAACAGCGGCTGGCAACCAGCAACGCCGTCGTCGATACCCTGGTCAAGCTCCACGCGGTGGATGTGGCAACCGGTGATCTGGCGTCCTTCGGGCGTGCCGACGGCTACCTGCGCCGGCAGGTGGAACGTTTTTCCGCACTGTGGGACATCAACACCACCCGTTCCCTGCCGGACGTCGTCCTGCTGGGGAACTGGCTGGCCGACAATTTGCCCACCAGCCAGCAGGCTTCGGTGCTGCACGGGGATTACCGCCCCGGCAACCTGATGTTCCACCCCGGCGCTCCGGCACGGGTCACCGCCGTCCTGGACTGGGAGATGGCAGCGGTGGGCGATCCGCTCGCCGATCTCGGCTACCTCACCGCAACCTACGCCGAACCGGACAGCCCGCCCAGCCCGCTGGAGCTGACCTCCGTCACGCGCAATCCGGGCTACCTGACGCGGGGGCAGCTGATCTCCCGTTACCAGGACCAAACCAGCCTGTCCCTGGACGCCCTCCCTTGGTACCAAGCGCTGGCGCTATGGAAAGCCTCTATCTTCTGCGAAGCGATCTACACCAGATGGCTCAAGGGAGAGCGGCCCAATGACACCCTGTTTGCGCCGTCGCTCGACGCCGGCGTTCCGCAGCTGCTGGACCAGGCACGCGTGTTTGCGGGCCTGTCCCCCGCCCCGCGGTAGGAAAGTGCCGGCTACGGCACGATGACGGCGCGGCCCAGGATCTGGTTGTTCCTGAGTTTTTCGTAGGCCTTGGGAGCGTCTTCCAGGGAGAACACTTCGGTGTGCACATTGATGCCGCTGGACCGCGCCAGATCGAAGACTTCAATGAGTTCCGGCCGGGTGCCCCAATACGGCGAGCGGATGGACGCCTCCCAGGCCCCTGCCATGAGGCCCACCGGGAGCACCCCTGCGCCCACTCCTACCAGCACCTGGTCCCCCTGCGGCCGGATCATGGCCTGGCCCAAATCCATGGTGGCCTGGTTGGCGACAAAGTCGAACACCACGTTGGCGCCTTCGCCGTGGGTCAGGTCCCGCACCAGCGCCACCGTTCCCTGCTCGGACGGGAAGGTGTAGTGGGCTCCCACCTCCGAGGCGAGGTTCAGCTTGTCCTCACTGATGTCCAGGGCAACCACCGTGGCCGGGGTCATCGCGCGCAGCAACTGGACAGCCACGTGCCCCAAACCGCCCACGCCAATGACCACACAGGTGGCACCGGCATGAAGTTTGTCCAGTGACCCTTTGATCGCGTGATACGGCGTCAGCCCGGCATCCGTCAGCGAAACGTTCTTCACCGGATCAAGGTCGCCGAGCGGAACCAGATGCCGCGGACTGTCCACGATCATGTATTCCGCCATGGCTCCGGGAGCGCCCAGTCCCGGCGGAGCAATGCCGTAGCCAGCGGCGTTGGTGCAGTAATTCTCGCTGCCTT
Proteins encoded:
- a CDS encoding phosphotransferase family protein, with amino-acid sequence MSISTVSMHSVPDGSEVVSTSAEAAVLPSPPLLILDAVTEFLDTHNLGSGPVSWAQIGDGQSNITYRLERGGEVFVLRRGPRPPLPRSTHDMVREARIQQLLQDRGIPVPAVLAVCEDESVLGVPFYVMTFLDGMVITNVIPAALSSAEQRLATSNAVVDTLVKLHAVDVATGDLASFGRADGYLRRQVERFSALWDINTTRSLPDVVLLGNWLADNLPTSQQASVLHGDYRPGNLMFHPGAPARVTAVLDWEMAAVGDPLADLGYLTATYAEPDSPPSPLELTSVTRNPGYLTRGQLISRYQDQTSLSLDALPWYQALALWKASIFCEAIYTRWLKGERPNDTLFAPSLDAGVPQLLDQARVFAGLSPAPR
- a CDS encoding NAD(P)-dependent alcohol dehydrogenase, which encodes MKALQYRTIGSPPEVVEIDTPEPGPGQVRIKVTAAGVCHSDEFIMSLPDDQYVYGRPQTLGHEGAGIVDKLGDGVEHLELGTSVAVYGPWGCGQCYECSKGSENYCTNAAGYGIAPPGLGAPGAMAEYMIVDSPRHLVPLGDLDPVKNVSLTDAGLTPYHAIKGSLDKLHAGATCVVIGVGGLGHVAVQLLRAMTPATVVALDISEDKLNLASEVGAHYTFPSEQGTVALVRDLTHGEGANVVFDFVANQATMDLGQAMIRPQGDQVLVGVGAGVLPVGLMAGAWEASIRSPYWGTRPELIEVFDLARSSGINVHTEVFSLEDAPKAYEKLRNNQILGRAVIVP